A single region of the Actinomycetes bacterium genome encodes:
- a CDS encoding sulfite exporter TauE/SafE family protein, with the protein MPPAPALLLLGLATAFLGAVGGIGGATLLVPVLLVYGMDVFEAAPLGLLAVAATSLAASVRQLEDGLVHHRLGLTVESVASATAVAGALVAASVPDVWLARILGLGALAGAAATLARRGVRNLPQDAFADDSPGEWPGTLGGTYHHGGAAVPYQARRVPAGLSVAAVAGAISGMAGVGGGFLKTPAMSEVMQIPVKVAAATSTFTMGITAAAGLIVFAGQGRVEMIPGVAVVLGALAGAGAGARVQTSLPATNARLVTGGLLAVVGFVVIGRSL; encoded by the coding sequence ATGCCCCCGGCACCGGCGCTTCTGCTCCTCGGGCTCGCCACGGCGTTCCTCGGGGCCGTCGGTGGAATCGGCGGGGCCACCCTCCTGGTTCCGGTGCTGCTCGTCTATGGGATGGATGTGTTCGAAGCGGCGCCACTCGGATTGCTGGCTGTGGCGGCCACCTCCCTGGCGGCCTCGGTGCGTCAGCTAGAGGACGGACTGGTGCACCACCGGCTGGGTCTGACCGTCGAGTCGGTGGCCTCTGCCACTGCTGTGGCAGGAGCACTCGTGGCCGCTTCGGTGCCCGACGTCTGGCTGGCGCGGATACTGGGCCTCGGTGCCCTCGCCGGCGCCGCGGCGACCCTGGCTCGTCGCGGGGTGCGCAACCTGCCCCAGGACGCCTTCGCAGACGACTCTCCCGGCGAATGGCCCGGCACCCTCGGCGGCACGTACCACCACGGGGGCGCAGCGGTGCCGTACCAGGCCAGGCGCGTTCCGGCCGGCCTGTCGGTTGCGGCCGTCGCTGGGGCCATCTCGGGCATGGCGGGGGTGGGCGGAGGCTTCCTCAAGACACCGGCCATGAGTGAGGTCATGCAGATCCCGGTGAAGGTGGCGGCAGCCACCTCCACCTTCACCATGGGTATCACCGCTGCGGCCGGCCTGATCGTGTTCGCGGGCCAGGGCAGGGTGGAGATGATCCCAGGGGTCGCAGTGGTCCTGGGGGCGCTCGCCGGTGCCGGAGCCGGCGCCCGCGTGCAGACCTCGTTGCCCGCGACCAACGCTCGGCTCGTCACCGGAGGCCTGCTCGCCGTGGTGGGATTCGTGGTGATCGGACGGTCGCTGTGA
- a CDS encoding DUF3459 domain-containing protein produces the protein MQECSAGWANGHCHRRTAQGVTFVRTAAPQWSGSGPEDIELEHDDQPGGWWNEAVIYQIYPRSFADSDDDGTGDLEGIVGALPYLSDLGVDAIWLSPTQPSPMADFGYDVADYCGIDPVFGTLDGFERLVAATHEAGMRLVMDYVPNHTSDQHPWFTAARSGPEDPKRDWYVWRDPGPDGGPPNNWRAAFSDSPAWTLDDRSGQYYLHLFLSEQPDLNWENPAVREAMADVLRFWMDLGVDGFRADVVHAIGKGQDLPDASEDLAGLPACIFDQGPGTHDAIRLLRRVVDGDEPGVHLLLGETAVFDRGQQLSYLGRGDELHLGFNFLALHTAWEADRWRAELDAAYEGHDAIGAWPTWVLSNHDVPRHRSRYGSDARARAAAVLLLTLRGTPFLYQGEELGLSDAVVPPDRVLDPGGRDGCRAPVPWTRDETGGWGPQSWLPPPPNAAELSVAAQSGDGSSMLEHYRSLLELRRRCDVLRRGTIELLDSPTGTLRYRRSIGGAVNGPTDVEVAINFTDGPVDNAVSPGRTLATSIGESAGPATTTLGADEARVVEVDGLRSGA, from the coding sequence ATGCAAGAGTGTAGCGCGGGGTGGGCGAATGGTCATTGTCACCGTCGCACCGCTCAGGGTGTGACATTTGTCCGCACAGCAGCCCCACAGTGGTCCGGATCCGGGCCGGAGGACATCGAGTTGGAACACGACGATCAGCCAGGTGGATGGTGGAACGAGGCAGTCATCTACCAGATCTACCCGCGCAGCTTTGCCGACTCCGATGATGATGGAACCGGGGACCTCGAGGGGATCGTGGGTGCCCTTCCCTACCTCTCCGACCTCGGTGTGGACGCCATCTGGCTGTCACCCACCCAACCGTCCCCGATGGCCGACTTCGGCTATGACGTAGCCGACTACTGCGGCATCGACCCCGTGTTCGGCACCCTCGACGGGTTCGAGCGTCTCGTCGCAGCCACCCATGAGGCCGGGATGCGCCTCGTGATGGACTACGTCCCCAACCACACCTCGGATCAGCACCCGTGGTTCACAGCGGCCAGGTCCGGGCCCGAGGACCCGAAGAGGGACTGGTACGTGTGGCGCGACCCCGGCCCCGATGGAGGTCCTCCGAACAACTGGCGCGCCGCGTTCTCGGACTCCCCGGCGTGGACACTCGACGACCGCAGCGGCCAGTACTACCTACACCTGTTCCTCTCGGAGCAGCCCGACCTCAACTGGGAGAACCCAGCGGTCCGCGAGGCGATGGCCGATGTGCTGCGGTTCTGGATGGACCTGGGCGTCGACGGATTCCGGGCGGACGTGGTACACGCGATCGGCAAGGGCCAGGACCTGCCGGACGCATCCGAGGACCTGGCAGGCCTGCCGGCGTGCATCTTCGACCAGGGCCCGGGCACCCACGATGCGATCAGGCTGCTGCGACGGGTGGTCGATGGCGACGAGCCCGGCGTCCACCTGCTGCTGGGCGAGACCGCCGTGTTCGATCGAGGCCAGCAGCTGAGCTACCTCGGTCGCGGCGACGAACTCCACCTCGGGTTCAACTTCCTGGCTCTGCACACGGCCTGGGAGGCCGATCGCTGGCGAGCAGAACTGGATGCGGCCTACGAGGGCCACGACGCGATCGGAGCATGGCCCACCTGGGTGCTGTCCAACCACGACGTGCCGCGCCACCGGTCCCGCTACGGAAGCGATGCGCGGGCGCGCGCCGCGGCGGTGCTGTTGCTCACGTTGCGCGGCACGCCGTTTCTCTACCAGGGCGAGGAGCTGGGGCTCAGCGACGCCGTGGTGCCGCCCGACCGGGTGCTCGATCCGGGCGGTCGCGACGGTTGCCGGGCACCCGTGCCCTGGACCAGGGACGAAACCGGTGGGTGGGGCCCGCAGTCGTGGTTGCCGCCTCCGCCGAATGCCGCGGAGCTCAGCGTTGCGGCCCAGAGCGGTGACGGGTCCTCGATGCTGGAGCACTACCGCAGCCTGCTGGAGCTGCGGCGACGTTGTGACGTGCTGAGGCGTGGCACCATCGAGCTGCTCGACTCCCCGACGGGGACCCTTCGATACCGCCGCAGCATCGGTGGGGCCGTCAACGGCCCCACCGACGTGGAGGTGGCGATCAACTTCACCGATGGCCCCGTTGACAACGCCGTGTCGCCCGGGCGGACACTCGCGACCTCGATCGGGGAATCCGCAGGTCCCGCCACCACGACCCTGGGGGCCGACGAGGCGCGCGTCGTCGAAGTGGACGGCCTGCGGAGCGGCGCCTGA
- a CDS encoding AAA domain-containing protein, with the protein MTSFTAPDLSRLSEDRGLIFPDHVVDQLVAALEAGKHVILTGPPGTGKTTLAYLAAELGRHAMLCTGYQPTTATSEWTTFETIGGLQPTPEGLIFRPGLFVEAIQSGKWLVVDEMNRSNFDRAFGQLFTVLSGSAVVLPYRRSGQVMPVSIVPHGVDVPEGTDPIRVPSSWRIIGTMNAVDKNLLFDMSYALMRRFAFIEVSPPPDSAYEKLLEGGGEILRELLPLRRLNNLGPAIYVDARRYVERRVKDEVEPSRLLYEVFYGFFLPQFEGIDEYQAVELFNEVAPRMEAAEQAETRRVIEELLGEELMV; encoded by the coding sequence GTGACTTCCTTTACCGCGCCAGACCTGTCACGCCTCAGTGAAGACCGGGGCCTCATCTTCCCCGATCATGTGGTCGACCAGCTGGTCGCCGCTCTCGAGGCCGGCAAGCACGTCATCCTCACCGGTCCCCCGGGCACCGGCAAGACAACGCTGGCCTACCTGGCGGCCGAACTCGGTCGCCACGCCATGCTCTGCACCGGCTACCAGCCGACAACCGCCACCTCGGAGTGGACCACCTTCGAGACGATCGGCGGCCTCCAGCCGACTCCGGAGGGGCTCATCTTCCGCCCCGGGCTGTTCGTGGAGGCGATCCAGAGCGGCAAGTGGCTCGTGGTCGACGAGATGAACCGGTCGAACTTCGACCGCGCGTTCGGCCAGTTGTTCACCGTGCTGTCCGGTTCCGCAGTCGTGCTGCCCTACCGCAGGTCGGGCCAGGTGATGCCCGTGTCCATCGTGCCCCACGGCGTGGATGTGCCGGAAGGGACCGACCCGATCCGGGTTCCTTCTTCCTGGCGGATCATCGGCACCATGAACGCAGTCGACAAGAACCTGCTGTTCGACATGTCCTACGCACTCATGCGTCGCTTCGCATTCATCGAGGTGAGCCCGCCTCCGGACTCGGCCTACGAGAAGCTGCTCGAGGGCGGCGGTGAGATCCTCCGCGAACTGCTGCCGCTGCGGCGACTGAACAACCTCGGCCCTGCCATCTACGTCGATGCGCGGCGCTACGTGGAACGCAGGGTCAAGGACGAGGTGGAGCCCTCTCGCCTGCTCTACGAGGTGTTCTACGGGTTCTTCCTGCCACAGTTCGAGGGCATCGACGAGTACCAGGCCGTCGAGCTGTTCAACGAGGTCGCACCGCGCATGGAGGCTGCCGAGCAGGCGGAGACGCGTCGGGTGATCGAGGAGCTGCTCGGTGAGGAGCTCATGGTGTGA
- a CDS encoding ribonuclease D, whose amino-acid sequence MADDYDLIESDRAFGELVARLADAPRYAIDTEFHRERTYFPHVAVVQIADEHGVSLVDALEVDLAPFAGVLEGPGLAVMHAARQDMEVLEQACGTIPARLLDTQLAAGFLGYTSPSLSTLLDRELGVRTGKADRLTDWLKRPLTERQLAYAADDVAYLLALHDRLTGQLEERGRTVWAEEMCEDLRTDPRGPRDPEEAWRRIKEVRHLKGSRLALAQRVAAWRERKAAETDVTPRFVLSDLGVVSVASSAPSTIEELRGLRGVDGRVLKGGGGDDLLEIVQSSKGARPSGKSRRPAGELSSELRPVVPLISAWVNQRAKDLDIETALLATRNDLEELLRGGPDARLSKGWRAEIVGEPIRRLVSGEAALAFEQGTGLVLVDRQD is encoded by the coding sequence GTGGCTGACGACTACGACCTGATCGAGAGCGACCGCGCCTTCGGTGAGCTCGTAGCGAGGCTCGCCGACGCGCCCCGGTACGCAATCGACACGGAGTTCCACCGCGAACGCACGTACTTCCCGCACGTCGCGGTCGTGCAGATAGCCGACGAGCACGGTGTCAGCCTCGTCGACGCCCTCGAGGTCGACCTCGCACCGTTTGCCGGTGTCCTCGAGGGACCGGGCCTCGCCGTCATGCACGCTGCGCGCCAGGACATGGAAGTGCTCGAGCAGGCATGTGGCACGATCCCGGCACGACTGCTCGACACGCAGCTTGCGGCGGGATTCCTGGGCTACACGTCACCGTCGCTGTCGACCCTGCTCGACCGCGAACTCGGTGTTCGCACGGGCAAGGCGGACCGGCTCACGGATTGGCTGAAGCGACCCCTCACCGAGCGCCAGTTGGCCTACGCCGCCGACGACGTGGCATACCTGCTCGCACTTCACGACCGGCTCACCGGGCAGCTCGAGGAGCGTGGACGCACGGTCTGGGCGGAGGAGATGTGCGAGGACCTGCGCACCGACCCCCGAGGCCCGCGTGACCCCGAGGAGGCATGGAGGCGCATCAAGGAGGTGCGTCACCTGAAGGGGTCCCGCCTGGCGCTTGCCCAGAGGGTGGCTGCCTGGCGCGAGCGCAAGGCAGCCGAGACCGACGTGACTCCCCGGTTCGTGCTCTCGGACCTCGGGGTGGTGTCGGTCGCATCATCGGCGCCCTCGACCATCGAGGAGCTGCGCGGCCTTCGTGGCGTCGACGGGCGGGTGCTCAAGGGCGGCGGTGGCGATGATCTGCTCGAGATCGTCCAGAGCTCCAAGGGTGCCCGGCCGAGCGGCAAGAGTCGTCGTCCGGCGGGGGAGCTGTCCTCGGAACTGCGCCCGGTGGTGCCCCTGATCTCCGCCTGGGTCAACCAGCGGGCCAAGGACCTCGACATCGAGACGGCACTGCTGGCCACCCGCAACGACCTCGAGGAGTTGCTTCGCGGCGGCCCCGATGCGCGGCTGTCAAAGGGCTGGCGCGCCGAGATTGTGGGGGAGCCGATCCGTCGGCTCGTCTCGGGCGAGGCCGCCCTGGCGTTCGAGCAGGGCACGGGCCTGGTGCTCGTGGACCGCCAGGACTGA